From Streptomyces fungicidicus, one genomic window encodes:
- a CDS encoding MerR family transcriptional regulator, which translates to MRIGELAAAVGVSTRAVRHYHQLGLLPEPERLGNGYRDYRLRHAVVLARIRRLTELGLGLTEVRDVLADEAGKDLVEVLTELDEDLARQETAIRERRARLRALLETEGGLTAEGPVSPALAALFRDTAHLSDSPMAAKDREMLALIETAAPPEERERLMGLLGAMVGAPGGAERARAVYASLDALAEARPDDPRVEETARALAACVPAELVAEGAGAAPDDSFLRAFYADFPPAQAEVIRRMLRMVAEGRRP; encoded by the coding sequence ATGCGGATCGGAGAACTCGCCGCCGCCGTCGGTGTCTCGACGCGGGCCGTGCGCCACTACCACCAGCTGGGGCTGTTGCCGGAGCCGGAGCGGCTGGGCAACGGGTACCGGGACTACCGGCTGCGGCACGCCGTGGTGCTGGCGCGGATCAGGCGGCTGACCGAGCTGGGGCTGGGGCTCACGGAGGTGCGGGACGTCCTCGCGGACGAGGCGGGGAAGGATCTCGTCGAGGTGCTGACGGAGCTTGACGAGGACCTGGCCCGGCAGGAGACGGCGATCCGGGAGCGGCGGGCGCGGCTGCGGGCCCTGCTGGAGACGGAGGGCGGGCTCACCGCCGAGGGGCCGGTCTCCCCCGCGCTCGCCGCGCTGTTCCGGGACACGGCCCACCTCTCCGACTCTCCCATGGCCGCCAAGGACCGCGAGATGCTCGCGCTCATCGAGACGGCGGCTCCGCCGGAGGAGCGGGAGCGGCTGATGGGGCTGCTCGGCGCGATGGTGGGCGCGCCGGGCGGGGCGGAGCGGGCCCGGGCGGTGTACGCGTCGCTCGACGCGCTCGCCGAGGCCCGTCCGGACGATCCCCGTGTGGAGGAGACCGCCCGGGCCCTCGCCGCGTGCGTGCCGGCCGAGCTGGTCGCGGAGGGCGCGGGCGCCGCCCCCGACGACAGCTTCCTGCGCGCCTTCTACGCCGACTTCCCCCCTGCCCAGGCGGAGGTGATCCGCCGCATGCTGCGGATGGTGGCCGAGGGGCGGCGGCCGTGA
- the yaaA gene encoding peroxide stress protein YaaA, with protein sequence MLVLLPPSEGKAASGRGAPLKPESLSLPGLAAAREAALAELVDLCTGDEDKAREVLGLSEGLRGEVAKNAGLRTAGARPAGEIYTGVLYDALGLASLDAAAKRRAAKSLLVFSGLWGAVRVTDRIPSYRLSMGVRLPGLGALSRHWRAPMAEVLPEAAGDGLVLDLRSAAYAAAWKPKGGTAGRTATVRVLHAPTRKVVSHFNKATKGRIVRSLLTGGAVPEDPAGLVEALRELGYEVEATAPGRAGTAWALDVLVDEVH encoded by the coding sequence GTGCTTGTCCTGCTGCCGCCGTCCGAAGGCAAGGCCGCTTCCGGCCGCGGTGCACCGCTGAAGCCCGAGTCGCTGTCCCTGCCGGGGCTGGCCGCCGCGCGGGAGGCCGCCCTCGCCGAACTGGTGGACCTGTGCACGGGCGACGAGGACAAGGCGCGCGAGGTGCTGGGCCTCAGCGAGGGGCTGCGGGGCGAGGTCGCCAAGAACGCGGGGCTGCGGACCGCCGGGGCGCGGCCCGCCGGGGAGATCTACACCGGGGTGCTGTACGACGCCCTCGGCCTGGCGTCCCTCGACGCGGCGGCGAAGCGGCGGGCCGCGAAGTCGCTGCTGGTGTTCTCCGGGCTGTGGGGCGCGGTGCGGGTCACCGACCGGATTCCCTCCTACCGGCTCTCGATGGGGGTGCGGCTGCCCGGGCTGGGCGCGCTGAGCCGGCACTGGCGTGCGCCGATGGCGGAGGTGCTGCCCGAGGCCGCGGGGGACGGGCTGGTGCTGGACCTGCGGTCGGCGGCGTACGCGGCGGCCTGGAAGCCGAAGGGCGGGACGGCCGGGCGGACGGCGACGGTGCGGGTGCTGCACGCGCCGACCCGGAAGGTGGTCAGCCACTTCAACAAGGCCACCAAGGGCCGGATCGTGCGGAGCCTGCTGACGGGCGGGGCCGTGCCCGAGGACCCGGCCGGGCTGGTGGAGGCGCTGCGGGAGCTCGGGTACGAGGTGGAGGCCACGGCGCCGGGCAGGGCGGGGACGGCCTGGGCGCTGGACGTGCTGGTGGACGAGGTGCACTGA
- the eda gene encoding bifunctional 4-hydroxy-2-oxoglutarate aldolase/2-dehydro-3-deoxy-phosphogluconate aldolase, producing MSSPLPSAVPPVPSVLDLAPVVPVVVVEDVADAVPLARALVAGGLPAIEVTLRTPAALAAIRAIAGEVPDAVVGAGTVIAPEQAGEAVAAGARFLVSPGWTDVLLAAMRASGVPFLPGVSTTSEVVALLERGVREMKFFPAQAAGGTAYLKSLAGPLPQARFCPTGGIGPDSAPDYLALPNVGCVGGSWMLPADAVAAGDWDRVERLAREAAGLSAGARSR from the coding sequence ATGAGCTCACCCCTGCCCTCCGCCGTGCCCCCCGTGCCGTCCGTGCTCGATCTCGCTCCCGTGGTGCCCGTCGTGGTCGTCGAGGACGTCGCCGACGCCGTGCCGCTGGCGCGTGCGCTGGTGGCCGGGGGGCTGCCGGCGATCGAGGTGACCCTGCGGACGCCCGCCGCGCTCGCCGCGATCCGCGCGATCGCCGGCGAGGTGCCGGACGCGGTGGTGGGGGCCGGGACGGTGATCGCTCCGGAGCAGGCGGGCGAGGCGGTGGCGGCGGGGGCGCGGTTCCTGGTGAGTCCCGGCTGGACGGACGTCCTGCTGGCGGCCATGCGGGCGTCCGGGGTGCCGTTCCTGCCGGGGGTGTCGACCACCTCGGAGGTGGTGGCGCTGCTGGAGCGCGGGGTGCGGGAGATGAAGTTCTTCCCGGCGCAGGCCGCGGGCGGGACGGCGTATCTGAAGTCGCTCGCCGGACCGCTTCCGCAGGCCCGTTTCTGCCCGACGGGAGGCATCGGTCCCGACTCCGCGCCGGACTATCTCGCCCTGCCCAACGTGGGCTGCGTGGGCGGGAGCTGGATGCTCCCGGCGGACGCGGTGGCGGCCGGGGACTGGGACCGGGTGGAGCGGCTGGCGCGGGAGGCGGCGGGGCTCAGCGCAGGTGCGAGGTCTCGTTGA
- a CDS encoding bifunctional RNase H/acid phosphatase, translated as MREFIVEADGGSRGNPGPAGYGSVVSDAATGETLAEAAEYIGVATNNVAEYRGLVAGLRAAHELDPDAAVHVRMDSKLVVEQMTGRWKIKHPAMKPLAAEAARVFPPERVTYEWIPRERNKHADRLANEAMDAGRRGEQWSASASRAALDTPRPEPAGPPADAAAGAARVRAALASTSTPTPGSPRPSTAPPAAGPADATPTSGAEPATAPDSPRPADDTTGAPSAGPADADAGAARVSGETAAEPGDATGAPAAGADAAAAAADADVRAARTVATPGVGWAPPDMGAPATFVLLRHGETPLTPQKRFSGSGGSDPSLSDIGREQAARVAEFLARRGTVQAVVSSPLARTRETARIVAARLGLEVAVEDGLRETDFGAWEGLTFGEVRERHPDDLNAWLSSPDAEPTGGGESFAATADRIAATRDKLTAAYAGRTVLLVTHVTPIKTLVRLALGAPPEALFRMELSAASLSAVAYYADGNASVRLFNETSHLR; from the coding sequence ATGCGGGAGTTCATCGTCGAGGCGGACGGCGGGTCGCGGGGCAACCCGGGGCCCGCGGGCTACGGGTCCGTGGTGAGTGACGCGGCGACGGGGGAGACCCTGGCGGAGGCGGCGGAGTACATCGGCGTCGCCACCAACAACGTCGCCGAGTACCGGGGCCTGGTGGCCGGCCTGCGCGCCGCGCACGAGCTGGACCCGGATGCCGCGGTGCACGTCCGGATGGACTCCAAGCTCGTCGTCGAGCAGATGACGGGCCGCTGGAAGATCAAGCACCCGGCGATGAAGCCGCTCGCGGCGGAGGCCGCGCGGGTCTTCCCGCCGGAGCGGGTCACGTACGAGTGGATCCCCCGCGAGCGGAACAAGCACGCCGACCGGCTGGCCAACGAGGCGATGGACGCGGGCAGGCGGGGCGAGCAGTGGTCGGCGTCGGCCTCCCGCGCCGCCCTGGACACCCCCCGCCCCGAGCCCGCGGGCCCACCCGCCGACGCGGCCGCGGGCGCGGCCCGCGTCCGCGCCGCACTCGCCTCGACCTCCACCCCCACACCCGGCTCCCCCCGCCCGTCCACCGCACCCCCGGCCGCGGGTCCTGCCGACGCGACGCCCACCTCCGGTGCCGAGCCCGCCACCGCGCCCGACTCCCCTCGCCCGGCGGACGACACCACCGGGGCCCCGTCCGCGGGTCCCGCCGACGCCGACGCCGGTGCGGCACGCGTCTCCGGCGAGACCGCCGCCGAGCCCGGCGACGCCACCGGGGCTCCGGCCGCGGGGGCGGATGCTGCCGCTGCCGCGGCCGACGCCGATGTCCGGGCCGCGCGGACCGTGGCCACGCCCGGGGTGGGGTGGGCGCCGCCGGACATGGGTGCGCCGGCGACCTTCGTGCTGTTGCGGCACGGGGAGACGCCGCTGACTCCGCAGAAGCGTTTCTCGGGCAGTGGCGGCAGTGACCCCTCCCTCTCCGACATCGGCCGGGAGCAGGCGGCGAGGGTCGCCGAGTTCCTGGCCCGGCGCGGCACCGTGCAGGCGGTCGTCTCCTCCCCCCTCGCCCGTACCCGCGAGACCGCGCGCATCGTCGCCGCCCGGCTCGGTCTCGAAGTGGCCGTGGAGGACGGGCTGCGGGAGACCGACTTCGGCGCGTGGGAGGGCCTCACCTTCGGCGAGGTCCGCGAACGCCACCCCGACGACCTGAACGCCTGGCTGTCCTCCCCGGACGCCGAACCCACCGGCGGCGGCGAGAGCTTCGCGGCCACCGCCGACCGGATCGCCGCCACCCGCGACAAGCTGACCGCCGCGTACGCCGGCCGCACGGTCCTGCTCGTCACCCATGTGACCCCGATCAAGACCTTGGTACGGCTCGCCCTGGGCGCCCCGCCCGAGGCCCTGTTCCGCATGGAACTGTCGGCGGCCTCACTCTCCGCCGTGGCGTACTACGCCGACGGCAACGCCAGCGTCCGCCTGTTCAACGAGACCTCGCACCTGCGCTGA
- a CDS encoding zinc ribbon domain-containing protein, whose amino-acid sequence MNAAPADQIRLLDVQDLDVRLQQLAHKRKSLPEHAEIESLTRDLAQLRDLLVAAQTEESDCAREQTKAEQDVDQVRQRAVRDQKRLDSGAVSSPKDLENLQREITSLAKRQGDLEDVVLEVMERRESAQERVTELTERVGSVQGRIDDATARRDTAVEEIDGEVASVTKEREVVSGSVPAPLLSLYDKLRGQQGGIGAAKLYARTCQGCRQELAITELNEIRSAAPDTVVRCENCRRILVRTSESGL is encoded by the coding sequence CTGAACGCCGCGCCCGCCGACCAGATCCGACTCCTCGACGTCCAGGACCTCGACGTCCGCCTCCAGCAGCTCGCGCACAAGCGGAAGTCGCTGCCCGAGCACGCCGAGATCGAGTCGCTGACCCGGGACCTCGCCCAGCTGCGCGACCTGCTCGTCGCCGCGCAGACCGAGGAGAGCGACTGCGCCCGCGAGCAGACCAAGGCCGAGCAGGACGTCGACCAGGTGCGCCAGCGCGCCGTCCGCGACCAGAAGCGCCTCGACTCCGGCGCCGTCTCCTCGCCGAAGGACCTGGAGAACCTCCAGCGCGAGATCACCTCCCTCGCCAAGCGGCAGGGCGACCTCGAGGACGTCGTCCTGGAGGTCATGGAGCGTCGCGAGTCCGCGCAGGAGCGCGTCACCGAACTCACCGAGCGGGTCGGCTCCGTGCAGGGCAGGATCGACGACGCGACCGCGCGCCGGGACACGGCCGTCGAGGAGATCGACGGCGAGGTGGCCTCCGTGACGAAGGAGCGCGAGGTCGTTTCCGGCTCCGTTCCCGCCCCGCTGCTGAGCCTGTACGACAAGCTGCGCGGGCAGCAGGGCGGCATCGGCGCCGCGAAGCTGTACGCCCGTACCTGCCAGGGCTGCCGCCAGGAGCTCGCCATCACCGAGCTGAACGAGATCCGCTCGGCCGCCCCCGACACGGTGGTGCGCTGCGAGAACTGCCGCCGCATCCTGGTGCGCACCTCCGAGTCGGGCCTGTAG
- a CDS encoding Nif3-like dinuclear metal center hexameric protein encodes MPRLSEVIAALDNLWPAEWAESWDAVGTVVGDPDQEVTRVLFAVDPVRETVDEALKLDADLLVTHHPLYLRGTTTVAASTFKGRVVHTLIKNDIALHVAHTNADTADPGVSDALAGALDLRILRPLVPDPSDPAGRRGLGRVCEPDRPLTVRELAARAAERLPATAQGIRVAGDPDAPVRTVAVSGGSGDSLFDHVRAAGVDAFLTADLRHHPVSEARAQSSLALLDAAHWATEWPWCELAAAQLDEISDRHGWDLRVHISRTVTDPWTAHAASARPSPTTTLPGSASRAPSDADTSGAPN; translated from the coding sequence GTGCCCCGTCTGTCTGAAGTCATCGCCGCGCTGGACAACCTGTGGCCCGCCGAGTGGGCCGAGTCCTGGGACGCGGTCGGCACCGTCGTGGGCGATCCCGACCAGGAGGTCACACGGGTCCTGTTCGCCGTCGACCCGGTCCGGGAGACCGTCGACGAGGCGCTGAAGCTGGACGCCGACCTGCTGGTCACCCACCACCCGCTCTACCTCCGCGGGACGACCACGGTCGCGGCCTCCACCTTCAAGGGCCGCGTGGTGCACACCCTCATCAAGAACGACATCGCGCTGCACGTCGCCCACACCAACGCCGACACCGCCGACCCGGGAGTCTCCGACGCCCTCGCCGGCGCGCTGGACCTCCGGATCCTGCGGCCCCTCGTGCCGGACCCGTCCGACCCCGCGGGCCGCCGGGGACTCGGCAGGGTGTGCGAGCCGGACCGTCCGCTGACCGTCCGCGAACTCGCCGCCCGCGCCGCCGAGCGCCTCCCCGCGACCGCGCAGGGCATCCGCGTCGCCGGCGACCCCGACGCGCCCGTGCGCACGGTCGCCGTCAGCGGCGGCTCCGGCGACAGCCTCTTCGACCACGTCCGGGCGGCCGGCGTGGACGCCTTCCTCACCGCGGACCTGCGCCACCACCCGGTGTCCGAGGCCCGCGCCCAGAGTTCCCTCGCGCTGCTCGACGCGGCGCACTGGGCCACCGAGTGGCCCTGGTGCGAGCTGGCGGCCGCCCAGCTCGACGAGATCTCCGACCGCCACGGATGGGACCTGCGGGTCCACATCTCGCGGACGGTCACCGACCCCTGGACCGCCCACGCGGCGTCCGCCCGCCCGTCGCCCACCACCACCCTTCCAGGGAGCGCTTCGCGCGCCCCTTCGGACGCTGACACATCTGGAGCCCCCAACTGA
- a CDS encoding MaoC/PaaZ C-terminal domain-containing protein, producing the protein MPIDVRTALTAPPRTAGISWTAKDVILYHLGVGAGGSAATDPAELRYTLETRLHVLPGFAAVAGAGSPGVTAALTMPGIDVDLARALHAGQSLTLHRPLPTEGAATTTARIDAVYDKGNAAVLVMRTEAADGDGPLWTDEAWVHLRGEGGWGGDRGPSVRPVPETGRPDRTVERTVREDQALLYRLSGDWNPLHADPEFARRAGFDRPVLHGLCTYGMTLKAVVDTLLDGDVTRVRSCATRFTGIVHPGETLRIRMWRGDGEVRATVTAVDRDDAPVLDGMTVAHA; encoded by the coding sequence ATGCCCATCGATGTCCGCACGGCGCTGACCGCCCCGCCCCGCACCGCCGGGATCTCCTGGACCGCGAAGGACGTCATCCTCTACCACCTCGGCGTCGGCGCCGGCGGATCCGCCGCCACCGACCCCGCGGAACTCCGCTACACCCTGGAGACCCGGCTGCACGTCCTCCCCGGCTTCGCCGCCGTCGCGGGAGCCGGATCCCCCGGCGTGACCGCCGCGCTGACCATGCCCGGCATCGACGTGGACCTGGCCCGCGCCCTGCACGCCGGCCAGTCGCTCACCCTGCACCGCCCGCTGCCGACCGAGGGCGCCGCCACCACCACCGCCCGCATCGACGCCGTGTACGACAAGGGGAACGCCGCCGTCCTGGTCATGCGCACCGAGGCCGCCGACGGCGACGGCCCGCTGTGGACCGACGAGGCGTGGGTCCACCTGCGCGGGGAGGGCGGCTGGGGCGGGGACCGCGGCCCGTCCGTACGGCCCGTGCCCGAGACGGGGCGCCCCGACCGGACCGTGGAACGGACCGTCCGCGAGGACCAGGCCCTGCTGTACCGCCTCTCCGGCGACTGGAACCCCCTGCACGCCGACCCGGAGTTCGCCCGGCGCGCTGGCTTCGACCGTCCCGTCCTGCACGGCCTGTGCACCTACGGCATGACCCTCAAGGCGGTCGTCGACACCCTCCTCGACGGGGACGTCACCCGTGTCCGCTCCTGCGCGACCCGGTTCACCGGGATCGTCCACCCGGGCGAGACACTGCGGATCCGCATGTGGCGGGGGGACGGCGAGGTGCGGGCGACGGTGACCGCCGTGGACCGGGACGACGCCCCCGTACTCGACGGCATGACGGTCGCACACGCGTGA
- a CDS encoding sensor histidine kinase produces the protein MSTSCDTHRGFRLLPWLLVGMGAFSNLFQGTTPNPWVGAVGLLTFNSLYVFLAFSARPRRREAAGTRVALALLAAVTCALALGYGGDWLLYFPLLGLATGVVLRGGTLKVAGAAVTAVAGGAGWFHDGWGGLDILYATAISTAVTAMLVRLAETVGELRAAREELARRAVEQERLRFSRDLHDLLGHTLSVIVVKSEAARRLAPRDPAAALAQVTDIEAVGRQALTEIREAVTGYREGGLDTELDRARSALTDAGIIPVVRRGGPPLGPRTEALLGWVVREAATNAVRHSGAERCEITVSATPERVRLTVTDDGSGAGGTGADGTGLRGLTERLAAAGGTLRAGTGDGGGFRVSAELPLDAADAEPAREAAAAGPPRAAAAV, from the coding sequence ATGTCGACGTCCTGTGACACACACCGTGGTTTCCGGCTTCTTCCCTGGCTGCTGGTCGGGATGGGCGCCTTCTCCAACCTCTTCCAGGGCACCACCCCGAACCCGTGGGTCGGCGCCGTGGGACTGCTGACGTTCAACTCCCTGTACGTCTTCCTGGCGTTCAGCGCGCGCCCGCGGCGGCGGGAGGCGGCCGGCACCCGGGTGGCGCTCGCCCTGCTGGCCGCGGTGACCTGCGCGCTCGCGCTCGGCTACGGCGGCGACTGGCTGCTTTACTTCCCGCTGCTCGGGCTCGCCACCGGCGTGGTCCTGCGGGGCGGGACGCTGAAGGTCGCCGGTGCCGCGGTGACCGCGGTCGCGGGCGGGGCCGGCTGGTTCCACGACGGGTGGGGCGGCCTCGACATCCTCTACGCCACCGCGATCTCGACGGCGGTGACGGCCATGCTCGTACGGCTGGCCGAGACCGTGGGGGAACTGCGCGCCGCGCGGGAGGAGCTGGCCCGCCGGGCGGTGGAGCAGGAGCGGCTGCGCTTCTCCCGCGATCTGCACGACCTGCTGGGACACACGCTGTCGGTGATCGTCGTGAAGTCGGAGGCGGCCCGCCGGCTCGCGCCGCGCGATCCGGCCGCCGCGCTGGCCCAGGTCACCGACATCGAGGCGGTCGGCCGGCAGGCGCTCACCGAGATCCGGGAAGCCGTGACGGGCTACCGGGAGGGCGGTCTGGACACCGAACTGGACCGGGCCCGCTCGGCCCTGACGGACGCGGGCATCATCCCGGTGGTGCGCCGCGGCGGCCCGCCGCTCGGTCCGCGCACGGAGGCCCTGCTGGGCTGGGTGGTGCGCGAGGCGGCCACCAACGCCGTACGGCACAGCGGGGCCGAACGCTGCGAGATCACCGTCTCGGCGACGCCCGAGCGGGTCCGTCTGACCGTGACCGACGACGGTTCCGGGGCCGGCGGGACGGGCGCGGACGGCACGGGGCTGCGCGGCCTGACCGAGCGCCTCGCGGCGGCCGGGGGCACGCTGCGGGCGGGCACCGGCGACGGCGGCGGCTTCCGGGTCTCGGCGGAGCTGCCGCTGGACGCGGCGGACGCGGAACCGGCCCGGGAGGCCGCGGCGGCGGGCCCGCCGCGTGCCGCGGCGGCGGTCTGA
- a CDS encoding response regulator transcription factor, with amino-acid sequence MTETPRDHRPAPSIRVLLAEDQGMMRGALALLLGMEPDIEVVAQVAAGDVIVDAALAHRPDVALLDIELPGMSGLDAAAELRERAPECRVLILTTFGRPGYLRRAMDAGAAGFLVKDGPVEELASAVRRVLAGETVVDPVLAAAALSAGPSPLTARERDVLRASAGGATVADIAARVHLSESTVRNHLSAVIGKTGTRNRTEALHEARHKGWL; translated from the coding sequence GTGACCGAGACGCCGCGTGACCACCGGCCCGCCCCTTCCATCCGGGTGCTGCTCGCGGAGGACCAGGGGATGATGCGCGGGGCGCTGGCGCTGCTGCTCGGCATGGAGCCCGACATCGAGGTGGTGGCCCAGGTGGCGGCGGGGGACGTCATCGTGGACGCGGCGCTCGCGCACCGTCCCGACGTGGCCCTGCTCGACATCGAACTGCCGGGCATGAGCGGTCTGGACGCCGCCGCGGAGCTGCGCGAGCGGGCTCCGGAGTGCCGGGTGCTGATCCTCACCACGTTCGGCCGGCCCGGCTATCTGCGGCGGGCCATGGACGCGGGGGCCGCCGGGTTCCTGGTGAAGGACGGGCCCGTGGAGGAGCTGGCGTCGGCGGTCCGCCGGGTGCTGGCCGGGGAGACGGTGGTCGACCCGGTGCTGGCCGCGGCGGCGCTCAGTGCCGGGCCCAGTCCGCTCACCGCCCGCGAGCGCGACGTCCTCCGGGCGTCCGCGGGCGGCGCGACGGTCGCCGACATCGCCGCCCGGGTGCACCTCTCCGAGTCCACGGTCCGCAACCACCTCTCCGCCGTCATCGGCAAGACCGGCACCCGCAACCGCACGGAGGCCCTGCACGAGGCCCGCCACAAGGGCTGGCTGTAG
- a CDS encoding MFS transporter: protein MAHMLETPDTGRMSARSAPPLWLVVALACAGQFLVVLDISVVNVALPSLRGGLALGEQGLQWVVNAYAIAFAGFMLLGGRAGDLFGRKRMFLVGLGLFTLASLAGGLAQEGWQLLLARAVQGLGAAVLAPSTLTIVTSAVPEGPARARAIATWTAVGAGGGAAGGFVGGVLVETLSWRWVLLINVPVGALVLAGAARWLVESRAGERRRLDLPGAVLVTAGLATLAYGISQTEAEGWTAAATLVPLCAGLALVALFLLVEARAGSPLMPLGLLRLRSVASANVAMFLSGSAMFCMWFFMTLYAQNVLGYTPLEAGLALVPSSLAVVLGSKVAPRLMRSAGPRAVAVLGTLVALAGFVWQSTMTADGAYATAVLFPGVLMMLGAGLAGTPLAALATSGAAPQEAGLVSGLVNTSRTMGGSLGLAVMSTIAAARTAGVRTPQALTEGYALVFRTGAVVLAVGAVLMWVWLPRPAAEPRQ, encoded by the coding sequence ATGGCGCACATGCTCGAGACCCCCGACACCGGCCGTATGTCCGCGCGCTCCGCACCACCGCTGTGGCTGGTGGTGGCGCTCGCCTGCGCGGGGCAGTTCCTCGTCGTCCTGGACATCTCGGTGGTGAACGTCGCGCTGCCGTCGCTGCGCGGCGGACTGGCGCTCGGCGAGCAGGGCCTGCAGTGGGTGGTGAACGCGTACGCCATCGCCTTCGCCGGGTTCATGCTGCTCGGCGGCCGGGCCGGCGACCTCTTCGGGCGCAAGCGCATGTTCCTCGTCGGCCTCGGACTGTTCACCCTGGCCTCGCTGGCCGGCGGACTGGCCCAGGAGGGCTGGCAGTTGCTGCTGGCGCGGGCCGTCCAGGGCCTCGGCGCGGCCGTGCTGGCGCCGTCCACGCTCACGATCGTCACCTCCGCGGTGCCGGAGGGCCCGGCACGCGCCCGGGCGATCGCGACCTGGACGGCCGTCGGCGCGGGCGGCGGCGCGGCCGGCGGTTTCGTCGGCGGGGTGCTGGTGGAGACGCTGTCGTGGCGGTGGGTGCTGCTGATCAACGTCCCGGTCGGCGCGCTGGTGCTGGCGGGGGCCGCCCGGTGGCTGGTGGAGAGCCGGGCGGGGGAGCGGCGGCGGCTCGACCTGCCGGGCGCGGTGCTGGTCACGGCGGGCCTCGCCACCCTGGCGTACGGCATCTCGCAGACCGAGGCGGAGGGCTGGACGGCGGCGGCCACCCTGGTGCCGCTGTGCGCCGGGCTCGCCCTCGTCGCGCTCTTCCTCCTCGTCGAGGCGCGGGCCGGGTCCCCGCTGATGCCGCTCGGACTGCTGCGGCTGCGGTCGGTGGCGTCGGCGAACGTGGCGATGTTCCTGAGTGGCTCCGCGATGTTCTGCATGTGGTTCTTCATGACCCTGTACGCCCAGAACGTCCTCGGCTACACCCCGCTGGAGGCGGGCCTCGCGCTGGTGCCGAGCTCGCTCGCGGTGGTCCTCGGCTCCAAGGTCGCGCCCCGGCTGATGCGTTCGGCCGGACCGCGGGCCGTCGCCGTGCTCGGCACGCTGGTCGCGCTGGCGGGCTTCGTCTGGCAGTCGACGATGACCGCCGACGGCGCGTACGCGACCGCGGTGCTGTTCCCCGGCGTGCTGATGATGCTGGGCGCGGGCCTCGCCGGGACCCCGCTCGCCGCCCTCGCCACCTCCGGCGCCGCCCCGCAGGAGGCCGGTCTCGTCTCCGGACTGGTCAACACCTCCCGCACCATGGGCGGTTCGCTGGGCCTCGCCGTCATGTCGACGATCGCGGCGGCCCGCACGGCGGGCGTCCGCACCCCGCAGGCCCTGACGGAGGGCTACGCGCTGGTCTTCCGTACGGGCGCCGTCGTCCTGGCCGTGGGCGCGGTCCTGATGTGGGTGTGGCTGCCCCGTCCGGCCGCGGAGCCCCGCCAATGA